TAAAAATATTGCCCAAAGCCTTGACGCAAAAGTAAACAATATTTCATCAAGAATAAATTCACTAAAATCTGAAATTGAATCTAAAGATACTGAAATAAAAAGACTTAAGTCTCAATCAAATAAAGACATATATAGTGAACTTAAGGGCAAGATTAAAAATATCAACGGAGTTAACTTACTAATTGCTAAGTTTGATAATATTAGCATTGACGAATTACGTGATTTAGAAAATAGGTTAAAGACTGAATACGATAATTTAATTATTATCTTTGCTGCAGTAACCGATAAAGTTGTATTTACAGTGTCTGTAGATGATAATTTAACAGATAAGTATAACGCTGGCAAAATTGTTAGAGAAATTGCTCAAATTACTGGTGGTAATGGCGGTGGTAGAAAGAATTTCGCCCAAGCAGGTGGAAGTGATTTATCTGCCTTAGCCAAAGCACTTGAAAGGGCTTACGAAATTATAAAGGAGTAAGGAATGACTGACAATAATAAGCTTAATGAAACTATGCTTTTCAAAAGAGAAGATATAGAAAAGAATAACATTAGAGAGATTCTTACAACAGTTTACAAGGCTTTAGAAGATAAAGGTTATAAACCAAATTCTCAAATAGTAGGATATTTACTATCTGGAGATCCAACTTATATAACCGCTCATAATAATGCCAGAAAGCTTATTAGGGCAGTTGATAGAGATAAAATTTTAGAAGAATTACTAAATAATTACATCAATGACTAGGATAATGGGACTAGATGTTGGGGATAAAACAGTAGGTGTCGCTTTGAGCGACCCTATGCTTTTAACCGCTCAACCTTTTGAAACAATAAAAAGAACTAAGGCAAAATTTGATATAGACAGGATTGAAGAAATTGTTAATGAAAAAGATATCACATTAATAGTAGTTGGTCTTCCTAAAAATATGAATAATTCTATTGGCCCTCAATCAATGAAGGTCATGAGTTTTGTTGACCTAATTAAGAAAAGAATAGACACAGAAATTGTCTATGAAGATGAAAGATTAACTACAGTTCAATCAGAATCTGTTCTCATCGATATGGACGTTAGACGTGAAAATAGGAAAACCCATATTGATAAAATTGCTGCAAGTTTTATATTGCAAAGTTATTTAGACAGGAGTAATAATGGATAGTATCTTTTTACTGGATGAAAATAATAATGAAGTTGAATTTAATATATTAGATACATTCGGAATAGATGATAAGAATTATGCCGCCCTTGAACAAGTAGGGGATGACATGATTATGATCGCTGAGGTTTACAATACAAGTGATGTAATAAGCTTTAAAACGATTGAAGATCAGAAAGAACTAGATGAAATTATAGAATTTTATGAAGAGATGAAAAGAGAGAATGATGAACATTGAAGAAGTAAGAAAGATTTTTGAAAAAAACAACCA
This genomic window from Anaerococcus murdochii contains:
- the ruvX gene encoding Holliday junction resolvase RuvX, which translates into the protein MTRIMGLDVGDKTVGVALSDPMLLTAQPFETIKRTKAKFDIDRIEEIVNEKDITLIVVGLPKNMNNSIGPQSMKVMSFVDLIKKRIDTEIVYEDERLTTVQSESVLIDMDVRRENRKTHIDKIAASFILQSYLDRSNNG
- a CDS encoding DUF1292 domain-containing protein; amino-acid sequence: MDSIFLLDENNNEVEFNILDTFGIDDKNYAALEQVGDDMIMIAEVYNTSDVISFKTIEDQKELDEIIEFYEEMKRENDEH
- a CDS encoding IreB family regulatory phosphoprotein, which encodes MTDNNKLNETMLFKREDIEKNNIREILTTVYKALEDKGYKPNSQIVGYLLSGDPTYITAHNNARKLIRAVDRDKILEELLNNYIND